In Truepera sp., the sequence CTGCGGCGCCAAGTCGCATAGACGCCGCCGGCGCGATCCTCTCGGTTATCGCGAGCGCCACCCTGGTATTCGGGCTCATCGAGGGGCGCACCTACGGCTGGTGGCAAGCTAACGCCGGCAGGATCCCGAAGATCGGCTCCTGGACGTGGCCCTTCGAGCTCTCCCCTATCCCTGCGATCTTCGCCTTGACCCTGCTTTCGGCCGTCGCGTTCGTCTGGTGGGGTATCCACCGAGAACGATCGGGCAAGACAACGCTCCTGGCACTCTCGCTGTTCAAGATCCCGTCGTTTCGCAACGGGAACATCGCGGCCATGATCGTGTCGTTGGGCGAGTTCGGGATCATCTTGTCGCTGCCGCTCTGGCTACAGAACGTGATCGGCTACGACGCGCTGCAAACCGGCCTGGTATTGCTGGCTCTTGCGCTGGGCTCATTCGTCGCCAGCGGGGTTTCTGGCGTGTTCGGCCAGAGGGTCACGCCCGTCACGATAGTAAGGATGGGGATCGTGGCCGAGATCATCGGCGTGGCCGGGCTCGGCCTCGTCATAACGGCCGACGCCACCTGGCTCTCCATAGTGCCGCTGCTATTCGTTTACGGGATCGGCGTTGGTTTGGCCACCGCACAACTTACCGGCGTCGTCCTCAGGGACGTACCGGTCGACAAGAGCGGCCAGGGCTCCGGCACCGCGAGCACCGCCCGCCAGATCGGCTCGGCGCTCGGCATCGCCATACTTGGAACCATCCTGTTCACGTCTGTCGGAGGATCGCTCGACGCCAAACTCGCCGAGCGGGCTCCGCTCCTAGCCGTCGAGGCACGCAGCCAGATCGTCGAAGCCGTCGTCGTCAGCGCGGGCGGCGCCATACCAGGGTTGGTGGAACAGAACTCACAGATCGGCAACGCTGCACGTGACGCCTTCAGCCAAGGCACGGGCTACTCCGCCTTCGCCGCAGCCGGATTCCTCGTGCTGGGGTTCCTCGCCACTTTGCGCCTCCACGGCGCGAGCCCCGGAGCAGCAGGCGTCCCGAGCCGACCCAGCGAGCGCCGGCTGACGGCGCCAGGACCCGCGCAGCTCTGGCCGACGAGAGAATACTGGAGGCATGACCTCCTCCCAACGGCAACGGCGCGAACCTGGTTCGCCGCGCGCGCGGCGCGTAACCCGGGCGGTCCTGATGGGCATTGCGAGCCTCGTGCTCATCGGCGTGCTCGGGTTCGTGGCCTGGGCCCAAACGGGAGTAATGCAGGCCGACGACCAACTCGTAGCAGAAGTGATGTCCGACCCGGGCATATCGGTGAGCGAGGACGGCGCCGCCATCGTCATGGCACCAACGGGGCGCGCGTCCGGGGTGGGGTTGGTTTTCATCCCGGGTGCGAAGGTCGCGCCCGCCGCTTACCTCTACAAGCTGTCGATGGCAGTCAAGGAGGGTGGCCTGACGGTCGTCATCACCAAGCCGATCCTGAACCTCGCCTTCTTCGATCTCAGGCCGCTGAGCAGGTTCACGGGCGAAGCCCCGGCGGTCACTATCTGGTTCGTGGGCGGCCATTCGTTAGGCGGGGTAAGGGCGTGTCAGTACGCTACCCAACCGCAGATCGAGGGGCTAATACTCTTCGGAAGTTACTGCGCGAACGACCTGTCGCAACTAGACCTGAAGGTGTTGAGCATCAGCGGGAGCGAGGACGGCCTGAGCACGCCGCAGAAGGTCGAAGGTGCGGCGCACCTGTTGCCCGTCAATGCCGGGTTCGTCGAGATAGACGGCGCCAACCACGCCGGTTTCGGCAACTATGGCGAACAGCCAGGTGACGGGAGCGCCACCGTTAGCCGGAAGTTCCAGGCGGCCGTAGCAGCCCAGTAGATGCAGTCTTGCGTGCCTGACGATGGTGCATGTGGGCGCATCAATCATTTGGTGTGCATTGTGTTCCCATGTAAGGTGGTGCGTTGGGGCTGTGCATGAGCGGCGGTCCGTGGTATTGTGGCCCATGCACGTTGACATCGTTCCGAACCGCACCTCCAGACCCGCCATCTTGTTGCGGGAGGCGTGGCGTGAGGATGGGAGGGTCCGTAAGCGCACCGTCGCCAACCTCACGGGCGTGATCGACGAGGAGCAGGCCCTGCTGCTCCGGCGGGTACTGAAGGGCGAGGCGCTAGTCGCGCCGGCGGACGCCTTCGAGATCACGCGCTCGCTGCCGCACGGGCACGTTCAGGCGGTGCTGCTGGCGCTGAAGCGCTTGGGGGTCGAGAGGCTGCTGGCGTCCAGGCCCAGCAAGGAGCGGTCGCTGATAGCGGCGTTGGTGGCGTTCCGGGTGCTATCGCCGAAGAGCAAGCTGGCGACGACCAGAGCGTGGCTTGATACGACCCTGGCCGCCGAGTTGGGTGTTCAGGACGCTGATGAGCACGCGGTGTATCACGCCATGGACTGGCTGGTGTCGCGGCAGGCGCGCATCGAGGGCAAGCTCGCTGCCCGGCACCTGAGCGAAGGATCACGCGTGTTGTTCGACCTGAGCTCGACGTACGTGGAGGGCGAGAAGTGCGACCTGGCGGCGTTCGGTTACGACCGGGACAAGAAGCGCGGCAAGAAGCAGATCAACTTCGGACTGCTGACCGACGCGGCCGGCCGGCCCATCGCCCTGTCGGTGTTCCCCGGTAACACGGGTGACCCGAGCACGCTCATGCCGCAGGTGGCGAAGCTCAAGGAGCAGTACGGGCTCAATGTCTTCACGCTAGTGGGTGATAGGGGCATGATCACCGGCAAGCACCTGCCCGCCTTGAGAGCCGCCGGTGTTGACTGGGTCACCGCCCTGAAGAGCCAATCGCTAAGGAAGCTGGTGGTGGATGGCGTCATCCAGCCCAGCCTGTTCGAGGAGGAGAACCTGGCGGAGGTGACGCACGCCGACTATCCCGGCGAGCGCCTCATCGCCTGCCGCAATCCGGTGCTGGGTCGGCAGCGGGCGCATAAGCGTCAGGAGCTGCTGACGGCCACCATCGAGGCGCTAACGAAAGTTCAGCAGAGCGTGCGGGCCGGCAGGCTCAAGGGCAAGGCAAGGATCGGCCTCAGGGTGGGTGAGAAGCTGGCGAAGTACCGCATGGGCAAGCATCTCAAGCTCGACATCCAGGACGACAAGCTCAGCTTCGAGGTGGACCAGGACAGCGTCGCCGCCGAAGCGGCGATGGACGGCATCTACGTCATCCGCACCAGCGTGCTCCAGATAGACTTGAGTGCGCCGGACGCGGTGAGGGCGTACAAGCGCCTGGCCGAGGTTGAGAAGGCGTTCCGCACGAAGAAGAGCATCGACCTGCAGGTCAGGCCCATCCACCATCACCTACCAGACCGGGTGAAGGCGCACCTGTTCATCTGCATGTTGGCTTACTACGTGCGGTGGCACATGGAGCGCGCCTGGGCCAGCCTCACGTTCCGCGACGAGGAAACGAACCAGGAGCGCGATCCCGTGGCGGCCGCGAAGAGGTCGACCGCCGCCGCGAAGAAGGCGCAGACGAACACCCTGGCCGACGGCAGTCCCGCCCGCAGCTTCAAGGGCCTGCTGGAGCACATGAGCACCATCACCCTGAACACCTGCAAGCATCCCGGCACCGGCGTGAGCTTCCCGATGACCACCCGCCCCAACGCCACCCAGCAGAAGGCGCTGGATCTACTGGCCAACATCAGCGTGTAGACATCCCGCCGCACCTCGAGAAGCCAGCACTTCGCGTGCAGGACGGGAGAACTACACGCCCACCAACCGGAACTTCAGGTTAGCGACGAGCACGTCAGAGACGTGATCACCCGCGAGACGTTGTCTGTGGTGTCGGAGACGCAGTAGTCCGGACATCCGTCCGATCTAGAACAATCCGACTTGCCCCTTCAGGCCGGGCCTTGCTGTGGGGCATCAGAGGTGATCATCGGGAGCTCGCCGTTACTTCTCGGCACCAACGACGGCGAACCAGGCGCCCTGGGGGTCTTGCGCCACCGCAGTGAACGCACCGCCCGGCACCTCCATGGGCCCCATATGCACGCTGCCACCAGCGGCTTCGATCGACGCCATCTTGTCGGACACGCTGCCGTCCACGCCGAAATACGGTAGCCAATTAGGGGTGGGGGCGTCGCCCAGCCCCATCATGCCGCCGATATCAGCCCCGGCCCGGCCGAACAGCTGATAAGTGCCCAGGGCGCCCATGTCAACGGGTTCACCCTTGCTCCAGCCGAACAGTGGAGCGTAGAACTCGAAAGCCGCCGCGGGATCGAACGACATCAACTCGTGCCAGTTGCCGTGACCGGGCTTGGCTTGATCGAACGCCCCGGCGCCAGCCTCCGCCTTGGCCACGTCAACGTCTGACATGCCGCTCATGTCCGGTTGCAGCAAACCGAACCGTGCGCCTTGTGGGTCGCTCAGGATAGCGAAGCGACCAGTACCCGGAACGTCGCTCGGGGCTCGATGGATAGTGGCCCGGGCGGCCGCGGCGTCGGCCGCGGACTTGTCAGCGTCAGCCACCGCGAAGTAGATCAACCAAGAGGGTGACTTGTCCGCTGCGGTCCCGGGCATGGCTGAAAAGCCCGCAACCGCGTCACCATCGCGGCTGGCAAGGTGGTATTCGGAGCCGACCATCCCGGTATCCATGAATGTCCAACCGAGGATCCTGCCGTAGAACTCTTCGGCCGCCCGAAGTTCGCCCTTGCTCGTCGTCAGTTCGTACCAACTCGGATTGCCGTGCCAGCTGTTGGTCATTGCACCGTTCCTTACGTTGCTATGCGTGCTAATGGTTCGTTGATCGCCTAGGGCATTCTGCGACAGCCCTTAAAGACTGCCGCCTCAGGAATCACTGAGACTGCGCGCGGAGACTGCGCGCATCCTCCGCGCGCCTACGCGCGTTCGAGCACTCTGCTGACACCCACTCCGCTTGCGCCAAAGTGGGTGGAGCAGTGTCTTCGCCAATCCAAGTCAGGTGGTGCTCACCCCAGCCAGGAGGAACGCCAGTGGCGCCAAGGACGTGAGGGCGTTCGTGATCAGGTGAGCCAAGATGAGCGGCATAAGGCGGCCCGACCGCAGGTAGATGAGTCCAGCCACCGCACCCCAACTGAAGAACCCTACTGCGTACACGAGCATCCCGGCCGCCGATGGGGCGAGGAGAACGTGTTGCAACCCGAACGCGGCCGCTGGAAGCAGCACGGCCACGGCTGCGGGCCGACCAGCCCGCAGCAACCCGGCTTGCGCGTGGCCGCGGTAGACCAGTTCCTCCGTGGGTGCGTTCGTCAAGGGAAACACCAGGGCCACGAGGATGGCCGACGTCCACGCGAACCAAGGCGCGAAGGCCACGCTTACAGCAGGGTCGGGGGCGAACACGGTCTCGTAGGCGGCCAGCATGCCGGCGGGACCGAAGAGCACCAGCATCGTGAGGTTGATAGCGATGATGAACGGCACGAACAGCACCACGAGCCAGAGCAGGCCCCTGAGCACGTCCCTGCCAAGCCGGGCGCGGTCGTAATCGGCGAGCCGGCGAAGGCCGCCGCCGCGCTCGTGCAGGGTTCGGCGTAAGAGCCAGAGGCACAACACGTTGACCGGAATGAAGTAAAGCGCGGACAGTTGTGGGGTTAGCGCCAGAGAGAAACCGACACCGGCGGCCAGACTGACTAAGGCGGCGGTGACGGCGGCGGCGCCGAAGAGCAGCGCGACGCGCAGCAATGCGAAACCCATGGCAGGGAGGTTATCAGAAGGGCAAGCAAGTCAGTCGTTCAGGGGCGGAGCGTCCTCGTCCTCGCGAGTGGCGGCGGCCGGCCCGAGTTCGGCCACTGGTGTCCTGCGCGTAAGTAGCGGTAGCAGGATCGAGCCCAGAACCATGACCCATAAACCGATCGTCAGCGGCGTGCTGAACAACACCGTCCAGTTGCCCTGGGCCAGCGCCAACGCGCGCCGCAGGTTGGTCTCCATCAACGGTCCGAGCACCAACGCGAGGATGACGGGCGCAACCGGGAAGTTCATCTTGCGCATCAGGTAGCCCAGCACGCCCAGCGCCGTCATCACCATGAGATCGAACACGGAGCCACTAACGGAGTAAACGGCCACGTAGCCGATCACCGCAACGGAAGGCACCAGCACCCAGCGCGGTACGAGCAGAATGCGGATGAACACGCCCACGAGGGGCAGGTTAAGGATCAACAGCATGACGTTGCCGATGTACATGGAGGCAACCAAGCCCCAGAACAGCTCCGGTTGCTGGCTGATGAAGAGCGGGCCGGGGTTCAGGTTCAGCGCCAACAACGCGGCGAGGATGACGGCCGTAGTGCCACTTCCGGGCACTCCCAGCGTGAGCAGCGGGATGAGCGCACCGCTGACGGCGGAGTTGTTGGCCGCCTCGGGCGCGGCAACCCCACGGATATCGCCCTTGCCGAAGGTGCCCTTCTTGTCTACCCAGCGTTGTTCGCTGCTGTAAGCAAGGAACGAGGCGATGGTGGCGCCGGCGCCCGGTAAGACACCAACGAGGAAACCGCTTATCGAGCTGCGGATCATGACCCAGAAGCTCTCGGTGAACTCCTTCGCGCTGAGCATGGCGCGGCCGACCTTGGTCGTCACTTCCTGCCCGGCGCGCGTGGATTCCAGCAACAAGAACACTTCCGCCACGGCGAACAGACCGATGGTGGCGGAAACGAAATCGATACCATCGAATAGCGGCATGAGCCCGAAGGTGAAGCGCGGCACGCCAGTGCCGGGGTCCAGGCCGATGATCGCCAGCATCAACCCGACACCCGTAGCGACCAGGCCCTTGACGAAGTACTTGCCGGTCAGTGCGGAAATAGTCGTGAAGGTGAAAACGATCAGCACGAAGTACTCGGCAGGCCCGAAGCGGATGGCCCATTGCGCCAGGAGGGGTGCGAGGAACGCCAGGCCGAAGATAGATAGCGTCCCCCCTACGAAAGAAGCCACCGCCGACATGGCCAGCGCCGGCCCCGCCCGGCCCTGCTTCGCCATCTGGTAGCCGTCCAACGTGGTGGCCACGGACGAGGCGGTGCCGGGCACGTTAAGGAGGATCGCGCTGATCGAGTTGCCGTATTGGGAGCCGTAATAGATGCCGGCGAACATGATCATCATGGTCGTCGGGTTGATGTGCAGCGCAAAAGTGATGGGGATGAGGATGGCGATGCCGTTGATAGGCCCAATGCCTGGCAGCATGCCGATGATGGTGCCGATGAGCACGCCGAAGAAGCAGAACAAGAGGTTCTGTGCGGTTAAGGCGGTCTGAAAACCGCCTAGTAATGAAGTGAGCGCGTCCATCTAGAAAAGCCCCTCGAACAGCCGTCCGGTTGGGAGGTATAGGCCAAGCGCCACCGAGAAGACCAGATATGAAGCGACCGCGAAGCCGGCGCCGGCCAGCACGGACTTGACGGGCTTGCCGTGGAACAGCAGTGCGAAGAGCGTGAAGGCGAGGGTGGTCGAGGCGATGAAACCGAGGGGGTTCATCAGGAGGGCGTACCCGACGAAGCCGAGGAGGCAGACGGCCAGACGTCCCCAGGCGGTCGCGTTCGGCCAGTCTGCGCGCGAGAGCGGGCGCACCAACAGGGCGATACAGGCCCCGATCAGGAAGACTCCAACGACTATGGGAACGAACTTCGGGCCGAGTGGATCGCTGAAGAAGCTGGGTTTGATGGCGAAAGCCATGGCGATGAAGGCCGCGGAGACGGCGATGAGAACGCTAGCCGTGACGCGGTCGCTCATGGTGCTTCGTGTCCACCCAACCTATTCTCGCTGATGTTGCCGCGAGAACCGCCGGCCCTGACAGCGGGGCAGGAGCGCACTAAGCGCCCCTGCCCCTTTCCGGCTAACGAGGTTGTTGCGATCATCACTCCCCGATGCGGGAGGACAGGTCCTTGACGTCTGCCACCTGATCGGCCACGAACGCTTCCATCTCGGCGCCGAAGCGCGCGAAGGGGGCCAAGCCGTTCGCTTCGCGGATGGCGACGTACGCGTCAGAGGCCTCGAGCTGCCTGAAGGCATCGACCCAGTAGTCGTAACGCTCGTCACTTATGCCCTTGGGCACGTAGAAGCCGCGCCAGTTGGCGCCGATCACGTCGATGCCCTGCTCCTTCGCCGTGGGGACGTCCGGCAAGCTGCTGATGCGCTCGTCAGAGAGCACGGCGAGCACCTTGAGGTTTCCGGCTTCGATCTGCGGTAGCGCCTCGGAAACATCACCCGTGAACACGTCCGCGCGGCCGCCGACGATCTCGATTATCGCCGCGCCACCGCTGCTGAACGAAACGTACTGGATCTTCTCAGGGTTCTTGACCCCGGCTTCCTGCGCCGCCAGGAGGACCTTGAGGTGATCCCAACCTCCCACCGCCGAGCCGCCCACTACCGTGAGCGCAGAAGTGTCGTTGGCCCACAAGTCCATGAGGTCCTTAAGCGAGTCGTACGGGCTATCCGGCGCAACGCCGATGACACCGTAGTCTGCGCCCACGGCGGCTACCCAGCGAACGTCGTCAGCGGTGAAGCCCTGGAACTGCCCTTGGGCCAGGCGAGTGGTGGTGGCGGTGGAGGCCGCGACCAGCAGGTTCTCGTTCTTACCTTGCTGACCCACGACGTACGCGTACGCGATGCCGCCACCGGCGCCGGCCATGTTCTGCGAGCGGACTTGGCCGTCGATCAGGCCCAGCTCCGTCAAGACGGGGGCGATGGTGCGGCAGGTGAAGTCCCAGCCGCCGCCCGGGTCGGACGGGGCGATGCACTGAACACCGGACGGCTTCTGCGCGAACGCGGCCGTCATGCCGAACGCGGCGAGAGCGATCAGAACGAACTTGAGTCTTTTCACGGAGTTTGCCTCCTCCTGGATGAGCAGGATAGGAACCGGGGGGATTGAATGCGCGGTCGCCGCCAATGATATGCCCGCCGCATTAAGGGGGTCAACGTGAATGGACCGACGCGGCCATCCCCTCACCAGTCAGGCCTCATGATGGTGCCTTAGAGGCGCGCGCACTTGGTGGCGGGCATTTGCTGCCCTCGCCTGACTTGTGTGGTTGCCTCTGGAAGCGGCAACTTCTGAGCCAATCAACGCTGCGGCACTTGGGCCCTGCCGCCGCAACAGGAAAGAGTGCGGACATGAAGATCCACGAGGTGCGTACCCACAAGTCGAGCGAGGCTTTACCGAAAGAAGACGAACTGGCGTGGAAGCTCGCCGCCGTTGCCACCGACCCGGTCCCCGTCGAACCTGAGGTGGCTGCCATGATCGGCAACCGCTTCATCGACAATGCGGCGGTGGCCGTGGCGGCGCTGGCGAGACAGCCGGTCCGCACAGCGAGGGCTCAGGCGGTGGCACACACGCGGACGCCCGGAGCTGCGGTGTTCGGCCTGCCCCACCAAAAACGCATCTCGGCAGAGTGGGCCGCCTGGGCGAACGGCGTCGCCGTCCGCGAGCTCGACTTTCACGACACCTTCCTAGCCGCCGATTACAGCCACCCCGGCGACAACATCCCGCCCATCTTGGCGGTGGCGCAATCGAAGGGCCTGAGCGGGGCCGAACTCGTGCGGGGCGTTGCAGCCGGCTACGAGCTGCAGATCGACCTCGTGAAGGGCATCTGCTTGCACGAGCACAAGATCGACCACATCGCGCACCTCGGGCCCTCCGCGGCGGGCGGTATCAGTGCGCTGCTTGGCCTGAGCACCGAGGTCACCTACCAGGCCATCCAACAAGCCCTGCACGTGACGACCACCACGCGGCAGTCTCGCAAAGGCGCCATCTCGAGCTGGAAGGCCTACGCACCCGCGTTCGCGGGCAAGATGGCTGTCGAAGCGGTCGACCGAGCCATGCGCGGCGAAGGGGCGCCCTCACCCGCCTACGAGGGCGAGGACGGTTTCATCGCCTG encodes:
- a CDS encoding VOC family protein, with translation MTNSWHGNPSWYELTTSKGELRAAEEFYGRILGWTFMDTGMVGSEYHLASRDGDAVAGFSAMPGTAADKSPSWLIYFAVADADKSAADAAAARATIHRAPSDVPGTGRFAILSDPQGARFGLLQPDMSGMSDVDVAKAEAGAGAFDQAKPGHGNWHELMSFDPAAAFEFYAPLFGWSKGEPVDMGALGTYQLFGRAGADIGGMMGLGDAPTPNWLPYFGVDGSVSDKMASIEAAGGSVHMGPMEVPGGAFTAVAQDPQGAWFAVVGAEK
- a CDS encoding MmgE/PrpD family protein gives rise to the protein MKIHEVRTHKSSEALPKEDELAWKLAAVATDPVPVEPEVAAMIGNRFIDNAAVAVAALARQPVRTARAQAVAHTRTPGAAVFGLPHQKRISAEWAAWANGVAVRELDFHDTFLAADYSHPGDNIPPILAVAQSKGLSGAELVRGVAAGYELQIDLVKGICLHEHKIDHIAHLGPSAAGGISALLGLSTEVTYQAIQQALHVTTTTRQSRKGAISSWKAYAPAFAGKMAVEAVDRAMRGEGAPSPAYEGEDGFIAWLLGGPEARYLVPLPEPGEAKRAILESYTKEHSAEYQSQALIDLARRLAPKLGDLANVSSIVIHTSHHTHYVIGTGANDPQKMDPHASRETLDHSIMYIFAVALQDRAWHHETSYAPARATRPDTVSLWQKVRTEEDPEWTRRYHATDPAQKAFGGRVVVTLNDGTVITDEIDVADAHPRGARPFGREQYVQKFRELAAGIVEEDEQERFLGLTARIEHLDSHEVAALNVVVGREHLGAPVPAGIF
- a CDS encoding tripartite tricarboxylate transporter permease — translated: MDALTSLLGGFQTALTAQNLLFCFFGVLIGTIIGMLPGIGPINGIAILIPITFALHINPTTMMIMFAGIYYGSQYGNSISAILLNVPGTASSVATTLDGYQMAKQGRAGPALAMSAVASFVGGTLSIFGLAFLAPLLAQWAIRFGPAEYFVLIVFTFTTISALTGKYFVKGLVATGVGLMLAIIGLDPGTGVPRFTFGLMPLFDGIDFVSATIGLFAVAEVFLLLESTRAGQEVTTKVGRAMLSAKEFTESFWVMIRSSISGFLVGVLPGAGATIASFLAYSSEQRWVDKKGTFGKGDIRGVAAPEAANNSAVSGALIPLLTLGVPGSGTTAVILAALLALNLNPGPLFISQQPELFWGLVASMYIGNVMLLILNLPLVGVFIRILLVPRWVLVPSVAVIGYVAVYSVSGSVFDLMVMTALGVLGYLMRKMNFPVAPVILALVLGPLMETNLRRALALAQGNWTVLFSTPLTIGLWVMVLGSILLPLLTRRTPVAELGPAAATREDEDAPPLND
- a CDS encoding tripartite tricarboxylate transporter substrate-binding protein — encoded protein: MKRLKFVLIALAAFGMTAAFAQKPSGVQCIAPSDPGGGWDFTCRTIAPVLTELGLIDGQVRSQNMAGAGGGIAYAYVVGQQGKNENLLVAASTATTTRLAQGQFQGFTADDVRWVAAVGADYGVIGVAPDSPYDSLKDLMDLWANDTSALTVVGGSAVGGWDHLKVLLAAQEAGVKNPEKIQYVSFSSGGAAIIEIVGGRADVFTGDVSEALPQIEAGNLKVLAVLSDERISSLPDVPTAKEQGIDVIGANWRGFYVPKGISDERYDYWVDAFRQLEASDAYVAIREANGLAPFARFGAEMEAFVADQVADVKDLSSRIGE
- a CDS encoding CPBP family intramembrane glutamic endopeptidase encodes the protein MGFALLRVALLFGAAAVTAALVSLAAGVGFSLALTPQLSALYFIPVNVLCLWLLRRTLHERGGGLRRLADYDRARLGRDVLRGLLWLVVLFVPFIIAINLTMLVLFGPAGMLAAYETVFAPDPAVSVAFAPWFAWTSAILVALVFPLTNAPTEELVYRGHAQAGLLRAGRPAAVAVLLPAAAFGLQHVLLAPSAAGMLVYAVGFFSWGAVAGLIYLRSGRLMPLILAHLITNALTSLAPLAFLLAGVSTT
- a CDS encoding MFS transporter, which produces MTTARGRWAGLVFISVAVALIIVDSTIVNVAIPAIVADLSVTSTQVQWVQESYTLVFAALLLVFGTLADRYGRRLLLLTGVGVFAAASVLAALAPSGELLIGSRLLQGVGGAMVLPTTLSLINATFRGKERGIAFAVWGSTIGGMVALGPLLGGWLTTYYSWRWAFGINVPLGLIIVAGVLAFVSESKDAAAPSRIDAAGAILSVIASATLVFGLIEGRTYGWWQANAGRIPKIGSWTWPFELSPIPAIFALTLLSAVAFVWWGIHRERSGKTTLLALSLFKIPSFRNGNIAAMIVSLGEFGIILSLPLWLQNVIGYDALQTGLVLLALALGSFVASGVSGVFGQRVTPVTIVRMGIVAEIIGVAGLGLVITADATWLSIVPLLFVYGIGVGLATAQLTGVVLRDVPVDKSGQGSGTASTARQIGSALGIAILGTILFTSVGGSLDAKLAERAPLLAVEARSQIVEAVVVSAGGAIPGLVEQNSQIGNAARDAFSQGTGYSAFAAAGFLVLGFLATLRLHGASPGAAGVPSRPSERRLTAPGPAQLWPTREYWRHDLLPTATARTWFAARAARNPGGPDGHCEPRAHRRARVRGLGPNGSNAGRRPTRSRSDVRPGHIGERGRRRHRHGTNGARVRGGVGFHPGCEGRARRLPLQAVDGSQGGWPDGRHHQADPEPRLLRSQAAEQVHGRSPGGHYLVRGRPFVRRGKGVSVRYPTADRGANTLRKLLRERPVATRPEGVEHQRERGRPEHAAEGRRCGAPVARQCRVRRDRRRQPRRFRQLWRTAR
- a CDS encoding tripartite tricarboxylate transporter TctB family protein, coding for MSDRVTASVLIAVSAAFIAMAFAIKPSFFSDPLGPKFVPIVVGVFLIGACIALLVRPLSRADWPNATAWGRLAVCLLGFVGYALLMNPLGFIASTTLAFTLFALLFHGKPVKSVLAGAGFAVASYLVFSVALGLYLPTGRLFEGLF
- a CDS encoding IS1634 family transposase, which translates into the protein MHVDIVPNRTSRPAILLREAWREDGRVRKRTVANLTGVIDEEQALLLRRVLKGEALVAPADAFEITRSLPHGHVQAVLLALKRLGVERLLASRPSKERSLIAALVAFRVLSPKSKLATTRAWLDTTLAAELGVQDADEHAVYHAMDWLVSRQARIEGKLAARHLSEGSRVLFDLSSTYVEGEKCDLAAFGYDRDKKRGKKQINFGLLTDAAGRPIALSVFPGNTGDPSTLMPQVAKLKEQYGLNVFTLVGDRGMITGKHLPALRAAGVDWVTALKSQSLRKLVVDGVIQPSLFEEENLAEVTHADYPGERLIACRNPVLGRQRAHKRQELLTATIEALTKVQQSVRAGRLKGKARIGLRVGEKLAKYRMGKHLKLDIQDDKLSFEVDQDSVAAEAAMDGIYVIRTSVLQIDLSAPDAVRAYKRLAEVEKAFRTKKSIDLQVRPIHHHLPDRVKAHLFICMLAYYVRWHMERAWASLTFRDEETNQERDPVAAAKRSTAAAKKAQTNTLADGSPARSFKGLLEHMSTITLNTCKHPGTGVSFPMTTRPNATQQKALDLLANISV